From the Lathyrus oleraceus cultivar Zhongwan6 chromosome 4, CAAS_Psat_ZW6_1.0, whole genome shotgun sequence genome, one window contains:
- the LOC127073533 gene encoding uclacyanin 1, giving the protein MANNLNVLVFVLLAVANLLHGSLAQTRHVVGDTTGWTIPNNGASFYVNWASKNTFLVGDTLVFNFPTGQHDVAKVTKSAFDGCSGANTLSMLTNGPATVTLNETGQQYFICTVGPHCSLGQKVSINVVKASTSPVSAPKPSASSPPKQAPVQAPAPTTATTASPSPAPTITASPSPAPVTGPVTYTVGDTLGWTIPSNGAAAYTAWASRKSFKVGDILVFNFPLKAHNVEEVTKEKYGSCSSSSPIATFSNPPVRVTLNKTGTHYFICGVPGHCSAGQKLSVNVGGGSSSSPASSPSPSASSPSPSASSPSPSPSASSPSPAADATPPSSSGSPPPSSTVTPSSLSPGGSVSPPPENSGAASLGVAGLFVAILSVAASFFC; this is encoded by the exons ATGGCCAACAACCTGAATGTTCTTGTTTTTGTTCTTCTTGCAGTAGCAAATCTTCTCCATGGTTCGTTAGCTCAAACACGACACGTGGTTGGTGATACCACAGGCTGGACTATTCCAAACAATGGTGCTTCATTCTATGTCAACTGGGCTTCCAAAAATACCTTCTTAGTGGGCGATACTCTTG TGTTTAATTTTCCAACCGGACAACACGATGTTGCTAAGGTAACAAAATCAGCTTTCGACGGTTGCAGTGGAGCGAACACTCTTTCTATGTTAACAAACGGTCCAGCTACGGTGACTCTCAACGAAACGGGACAACAATATTTCATTTGTACCGTTGGACCTCACTGTTCTCTTGGTCAGAAAGTGTCTATTAACGTTGTTAAAGCTTCAACTTCACCTGTTTCTGCTCCTAAACCCAGTGCTTCTTCTCCACCAAAACAAGCACCAGTACAAGCACCAGCACCAACCACAGCCACAACCGCTTCACCTTCTCCAGCACCAACCATCACTGCTTCACCATCTCCAGCTCCTGTTACTGGACCTGTTACTTACACAGTCGGTGACACGTTAGGTTGGACTATTCCCTCTAACGGTGCTGCTGCTTATACAGCTTGGGCTTCTCGCAAGTCTTTCAAAGTTGGAGACATTCTTG TTTTTAATTTTCCATTGAAGGCACACAACGTGGAAGAGGTGACAAAGGAAAAATATGGTTCTTGCAGCTCATCTTCTCCGATTGCCACTTTTAGCAATCCACCCGTGAGAGTCACACTTAACAAAACTGGTACTCATTACTTCATCTGTGGTGTTCCCGGACACTGCTCTGCTGGCCAAAAGCTTTCCGTCAATGTTGGTGGTGGCAGCAGCAGCAGCCCCGCCTCGTCACCTTCTCCGTCCGCCTCATCACCTTCTCCATCAGCATCATCACCATCACCTTCTCCGTCAGCATCATCACCTTCTCCTGCCGCCGATGCCACTCCACCTTCCTCCTCTGGTTCTCCTCCACCGTCTTCTACCGTTACCCCTTCTTCTCTGTCTCCAGGTGGTTCTGTCAGCCCTCCTCCTGAGAACTCAGGTGCCGCTTCTCTTGGAGTTGCTGGATTATTTGTCGCAATTCTCTCCGTTGCCGCATCATTTTTCTGTTAA